In one Myotis daubentonii chromosome 1, mMyoDau2.1, whole genome shotgun sequence genomic region, the following are encoded:
- the UBE2D3 gene encoding ubiquitin-conjugating enzyme E2 D3 isoform X9: MICFIGKPQLWDLIFFSPQNDSPYQGGVFFLTIHFPTDYPFKPPKVAFTTRIYHPNINSNGSICLDILRSQWSPALTISKVLLSICSLLCDPNPDDPLVPEIARIYKTDRDKYNRLAREWTEKYAML, encoded by the exons catatttttttccccacagaATGACAGCCCATATCAAGGTGGTGTATTCTTTTTGACAATTCATTTTCCTACAGACTACCCCTTCAAACCACCTAAG gttgCATTTACAACAAGAATTTATCatccaaatattaacagtaatgGCAGCATTTGTCTCGATATTCTAAGATCACAGTGGTCTCCTGCATTAACTATTTCTAAAG TTCTTTTATCCATTTGTTCACTGCTATGTGATCCAAACCCAGATGACCCCCTAGTGCCAGAGATTGCACGGATCTATAAAACAGACAGAGATAA GTACAATAGGTTAGCAAGAGAGTGGACAGAGAAATACGCTATGTTGTAG
- the UBE2D3 gene encoding ubiquitin-conjugating enzyme E2 D3 isoform X10, which yields MALKRINKNDSPYQGGVFFLTIHFPTDYPFKPPKVAFTTRIYHPNINSNGSICLDILRSQWSPALTISKVLLSICSLLCDPNPDDPLVPEIARIYKTDRDKYNRLAREWTEKYAML from the exons aATGACAGCCCATATCAAGGTGGTGTATTCTTTTTGACAATTCATTTTCCTACAGACTACCCCTTCAAACCACCTAAG gttgCATTTACAACAAGAATTTATCatccaaatattaacagtaatgGCAGCATTTGTCTCGATATTCTAAGATCACAGTGGTCTCCTGCATTAACTATTTCTAAAG TTCTTTTATCCATTTGTTCACTGCTATGTGATCCAAACCCAGATGACCCCCTAGTGCCAGAGATTGCACGGATCTATAAAACAGACAGAGATAA GTACAATAGGTTAGCAAGAGAGTGGACAGAGAAATACGCTATGTTGTAG
- the UBE2D3 gene encoding ubiquitin-conjugating enzyme E2 D3 isoform X11, producing MINDSPYQGGVFFLTIHFPTDYPFKPPKVAFTTRIYHPNINSNGSICLDILRSQWSPALTISKVLLSICSLLCDPNPDDPLVPEIARIYKTDRDKYNRLAREWTEKYAML from the exons aATGACAGCCCATATCAAGGTGGTGTATTCTTTTTGACAATTCATTTTCCTACAGACTACCCCTTCAAACCACCTAAG gttgCATTTACAACAAGAATTTATCatccaaatattaacagtaatgGCAGCATTTGTCTCGATATTCTAAGATCACAGTGGTCTCCTGCATTAACTATTTCTAAAG TTCTTTTATCCATTTGTTCACTGCTATGTGATCCAAACCCAGATGACCCCCTAGTGCCAGAGATTGCACGGATCTATAAAACAGACAGAGATAA GTACAATAGGTTAGCAAGAGAGTGGACAGAGAAATACGCTATGTTGTAG